In the genome of Rhodamnia argentea isolate NSW1041297 chromosome 3, ASM2092103v1, whole genome shotgun sequence, one region contains:
- the LOC125314119 gene encoding uncharacterized protein LOC125314119, translating to MALTGSKAELLDAQKVTAELLTQQAAPPRVEPPAAPIAVKLDGKNYGGWSRVVEMYVSSKDKPGYLNGGSPEPPPTDPFFRQWKTDDSTLKGWLINSMDPALIPNFIRFPSAKAVWDSVATTFFDGFDTSQIYDLKRQISQLKQGGGSIEKYYNDLQGLGREIDFRRPNPMQFPADILRYNAIVNEDRVYIFLDGLDDRLDNVRADVTKMDPFPTIEQAYAWVGREDMR from the exons ATGGCTCTCACTGGAAGTAAAGCAGAATTGTTGGATGCCCAGAAGGTTACGGCTGAG CTCTTGACCCAGCAGGCCGCGCCGCCGCGCGTTGAACCTCCCGCTGCACCGATTGCTGTCAAGcttgatggaaaaaattatgGTGGATGGTCCCGGGTTGTTGAGATGTATGTCTCGAGCAAAGACAAACCGGGCTATTTGAATGGTGGTTCTCCCGAGCCCCCTCCTACTGATCCGTTTTTTCGACAATGGAAGACCGATGATTCTACGTTGAAAGGTTGGCTTATCAATTCTATGGATCCAGCTTTGATACCAAACTTTATTCGGTTTCCCTCTGCTAAAGCCGTATGGGATTCCGTGGCAACGACCTTTTTTGATGGATTTGACACCTCCCAAATCTATGATCTTAAGAGGCAGATTTCTCAATTGAAGCAAGGCGGTGGATCCATCGAGAAATATTACAATGATCTTCAAGGGCTCGGGCGTGAGATTGATTTTCGACGTCCTAATCCTATGCAATTCCCGGCCGATATTCTAAGGTACAATGCCATTGTCAATGAAGAtcgagtttatatttttttggacgGTCTCGATGACCGTCTGGATAATGTTCGTGCTGATGTTACGAAGATGGATCCATTCCCCACTATTGAGCAAGCTTATGCTTGGGTCGGGCGAGAGGATATGCGCTAA